AGTTTTTTTGAAAGTAAGTTCTTTTTCTTCTAAAGCTTCCCGTAGTTTTGGAATAGAGCTCTTACCCATTCCGTGAAGTTTTAAAATTTCCACTTCCGTAAATTCTGATAGTTTTTCTAAAGTTTTTATTCCTGCATTTTCCAAAGCTCGCCTCGCTGGAGCAGCAAGGATTGATAGAAAACCATTCGTCGGTTTTCTGTTCTCTTCGCAAATTGGGCACGTAGGGCAATCCGAACTCTTAAAGTATTGATGTCCTTTTTGACATGTCCTTAAAGTTGCCTTCATTTTTTACTTTTTAGGTTAATGCTCATTTAGAGAATTGGTAAAATTGATATTAAATCGCTAAAACCCAATCGTTAATAATTTTCACCAAAGCCTGTTCTGAACTTTTAATCTCTTGGAAACTTTTGAAAGTGGCAATTGCCCTATCATTTTCTTTCCAAACGAGTAAACCATATTCGTCTGCAATAAGTCTCCCTTCGGGTTGATCAATTTTCTTTGCTCCACGATGAAAAATAAGTTGAACTTGCTTTTTCGGTGGTTGAATACGCATGGTTATTCTATCTTCATTGTCGAAATAATAATTTGGGCCGTTCCATTTTATATTTTCTGCCAAGTTGCTGTTCGCAGTAAGTATAATTTTACGCAATTCTTCAATTTCTATTCTAAATGGATGATTCAACTCGTCCAAAAAGTTAGATACACTTTTGTTTAGATTTACCACTATGTTGTCACTTCATAGAGTGAATACCAATCATGTTTCCTTCAGTATCTGTGGCCAGTACCATGTTTCCGTAGTCGCCAATGGACATTTTGGTTTTAAAAACTTTACCGCCAGCATCCTCCACTCGTGATTCTTCTATGCTACAATCTTCACTCATGAAGTATACAATGGTGCTATTGTTTCCTGCCTTAAAGCCTTCCATTTTGACCAATGTACCAGAAGCACGATTATTGGTTTCCATGTTACTAGGGAAGGCTAACATTTGCATGTCATCATCTATTGGGTTTGGTAATTCAGTAAGTTGAATTTGGAAGACTTTTTCATAAAAGGCTTTGGCTCTTTGGAGGTCGTCAACATAAATTTCAAACCAAACAACTGGATTTTCGAAGTTCATAATTGCATTGTTTTGAGTGACTAAAGATAATTATAATTAAGCTTATTTAAGAAAGTAGCTATCTCTTCCTTTGGAGCAATCGACTTACATCATTAAAATCTAAAGTTCAGAAAATGGGTCACTGCTTAATCCATTTGTTTTGAGGTAGATGTACTTGTGTTCTGCGTCTAGGATAAAGTTAAATCTCTTAAGTAAGTCACCGCCAAGCACGCTCATTTTTTGTCTTCCTACAGAGCCCTCAAAAAAGCCAACAGGTATATTAGTGAATTCGTGTTGACCAATTAGAAAGGAAGGTAATTTCGACTTTTTGACTTTGATAATATTTCCATAAGAGTCCTTAAGTTCTGTTTCTTTTATAACCTCCAATTCTTTTAATTTCTCGTTTGACTGTACAAATGTGTCATCGTACAAAATACTTCCAGAGTAACCAGAATGAATGAGGTAGATATTCCAAATGCTATCTTTTCCTAATATGCTTGTTCCCTGAATGAACATGGAGCCGTTTTGATTTAAAAGTTCTAATTTTTCGTAATTAGCAGCTTTTGTAGGTAAAGAATTATAAATCTTAATTACCTTTTGGTCAAAATCTACCTCTATTGATTTACCTTCAAATAGACTAGGACCAAACTTGCCTACGGACATTCTCCCAGACTGTTCGCATTCCCAAATCGGAATATTGCTTTGGCTAAAATCGCCAATTGCCAAGTCATTTTTATTACTTCTCCGCGAAGTGCTTTCGCCACCCCAGCTGCTTACGGTATCTTGTTCATTCCAGCTGATAGAAGCTAAGTCTTTTGTTACATCTTTAATCAAACTAACATCGCTAACAGCAGTATGAAACATCAAAGCAAGGGTGTCTTTTTGATTCAAAACAACATCAACTAGGATATTATTATAGGTTGTTAATTCAAAAGGAATTGTTTCAATAACGTCATTTTTTTGAGCCATCGAAACTTGTGAAATTGATAATAGAAGTACAGTAATTATGAGCTTGTTCATAAATCTAAATTTTAAATTACTTGGGCCAATCCCATTTTAAGAGGTCATCGCTCCATGCAATACCTATTGATGCATTTTTGTCAAAATCGCCTTCGGTTTCGGTTTTAGGGCCAGAACCATGAAAAAACATGATATACTTTTTCTCTTCTTTTGATTTTAAAACGGTTCCGGCGGAAATTCTGCCTTTCGCCCAATCCCATTCAGATTGACCAAGTGTGATTATGTTTCCCCAGTCATTCCAATTTTGAAGATCTGCTGATCGTTTGATTGCAATTCCATTATGTGGAGAATGAATTAAGATGTATTCTCCTTTTTCATTCAACACAGATACATTTTCTCCTGATTTTGTGTTTCCGTGAAATGTCCAATTTTTCATATCATAGCTATAGGACATACTGACACCTTTTTGCTTGTAAAAACACCAGAATTTACCTTTTTCATCTTTGTCTTCAAGTAGATATGGGTCTATCATTCTTCCCATATCGGTAACATCTATGTCTGCTCCCTTTACCTTTATTAATTCTGGTTTTCCCCAGTTATTAAGATCCTTACTTCTCATAATGAATAAGCGAGCATCCTTTGATCCGTATCGAACTTCTTGCTCTACGGTATGGTTGGGGCGAGGGTAAGTTTGTAGGCATAAAATCCACTCATCGTTGAACTTGATTACATTGCCAGGACTCGAGTAATCCAATGTTTGATCTTTAGGCGTGAGGATTTTGGGAGTACTCCAGTTTTTTAAATCCGAAGACTGACTCTGAGCTGTATACGAATATATTTTTCCTTCTTCAGTTTTAACTAATGTGAAAAATAGGTAGTAAACATTTTCATGATATAATATAGCTGGATCGCGATAGGCTGTGGTATCATTGCCCTTAAAGATGATAGGTGAATCTAATTTGATAAGAAGCTTGGTTTGTCCAACAGCAAAACAGTAAGAAATACAAAAGAATAAAATTAAGTAATGTTTAAAGTGCTTATTCATGGATGTTTTGAGTCTTTTTATGGCCTTGTCTTATAAGGCAAATTAATGCTCAGCTATCAATTAGAAATTGAAAAGCATATCTCATTATATATGATGTTAAAAAGACATATAAGAGTTTTATGAAATTATCTTCGCTAAAGATAGTTTTTGTTTGTTTATAAATAGAATATCCGCAGCAAAAGGACTTGCTGAATAGGTAGTTTTTATGCAGACCAGCAGATTTTATAATTTGAAGTTATGTATTGAACCATCTTCACTTAACGCAAAGCATTTCAAATTCTACTTCCAAGGACCACTTTTTGTGACATTAATAAATCCAGTGCCATTAAACCTAAAGAGTCCACCTCCTCCGCCAACCCATAACCTACCTTTCGTATCTTCAAAAACGGTTTGAACTGCTCTTACGCCTAGTCCTTCATTTTTACTGTAATTTGTAAACGTTTTTCCATTATAGCGATAGACGCCAAAGCCTTCGGAGCTCAGCCAGATATCACCTGATTTGTCTTCGTACACAAGGCAAACTTCATTATTGCCAATGACATCGTTTTCGGTATAGTTTGTAAAACTTTTACCATCGTACCGGCTTGCACCTCCGTTTCTTGTTCCAAACCAGATATTACCTTTTTTGTCTTCTAAAATTGTATCTACATAATTATCTGTCAGGCCATTTTTGGTAGTGAAATGCATAAATGTTTTCCCGTTGAATTAAATTGCTCCATTGCCACTCGTTCCAAACCAAAGGTTTCCTGCCTTATCTTCCGAGATAGACCATACCGTTACGCCTGTTAATAAATTAGTGGCCGTTGCATCTTTTGCGTATGGCAGTTCAAAGGACTCCCATTTATTGCCATTATATCGAAATACACCATTGCCCGCACCAGCCCATACATAGCGTTTACTATCTGAGAATATGCTCCAAAAGTGATTGTTGTTAAAATATTCTTTACTCGTGAAGTTAGTAAATGATTTGGTTCCATTACTATTCACCGACCAGTCGTATTTAACAACTCCTTGATTTGTGGCAAACCAAATGTTTCTTTCTGCATCTTCAGTCATGCCTGTAATTTGTTGCCCACCAAACCCTTCTTCATTTGAGAAGTAAGTTATGCTATCATCATTAAAATGAGCAACGCCTTTACCGTTTGTTCCGAACCACAGATTTTCATTTTTATCCTCATGAATATTTCGGATGTACGTTGCGATTTGATTGTCAACTAGCTTTTCTGCGTTAAAAAACTGCTGGTGACTTATCTGCTTTTCAGCGGAAGATTTAGTATGCTCTTGAGCACTGCAAGAGGTGTTTAAAGTCAAAAGTGTCAAGAGTATAAGAGAGAGTAAATGAGTGATATTCATTTGTGATGAAGGTTTTTACAATGGTAATGAGAAGTATCTATAAGTAGACTAATCAAATGTAAAAAGTTGTAAATCAAATATAAAGAATGATGTAAAGTACTTTTTTTGATGTTTTTCCTATGTCCAAAATGAACAAGGAAGTCGCGAGCATATATGAAAAAATAAAGTTTTCGATGTGTAAATTAGTGACAGATGGATTTTTATGCTTTAAGATTAAAAGCTTGGGCTAGCAATAGGGGCGAAGCTTCATATATTATTACTATTTTAGGAACATCAATTTGTTTTTAAATCAACGAGCCAAATTTTTATGACTTACATAAGGTCCTTATTACTTGTCACTAACTTATTTTTCTTTTCTCCTTTCTTGTACGCACAGTCAACTCTCAACTTGGCGGACATTTACAGCAATAATACTTACAGTGCCGAGGGTTATGGGCCGGTAAGATGGATGGAGGATAATGAAGGCTATTCAACACTTGAAAGAAATGAAACCGTAGGGGGTGTGGATATCGTTAGGTATGAAGCACTTTCGGGTAAAAGGTCCTTGATCGTTTCTGCTAGTAAATTAATTCCTAATGGGCAGTCGGATCCGCTTTCGATACAGGATTACGAGTGGTCAGTAGACAATTCAAAGCTGCTCATTTTTACAAATACTAGAAAAGTTTGGCGTTACCATACCCGTGGAGACTATTGGGTGCTGGATCTCAAATCAGGAGTGTTAACTCAGCTTGGGAATTCTGTGAAACGTACAACCATGATGTTCGCAAAGTTTTCACCTAAAGCAGACAGGGTAGCTTATGTGAGTGAGAATAACATTTATGTTGAAAATATAGCTTCTGGAAAAATCACTCAAGTTACTAAGGATGGAAGCGAGTCGATAGTGAATGGAACATTTGATTGGGTATATGAAGAAGAGTTAAGTTGTAGAGATGGGTTCCGATGGAGCCCAGATGGTTCTACAATCGCGTATTGGCAATCGGATACGAAAAACATAGGAACGTTTTACATGATAAATAATGTGGATTCGCTTTATTCTAAGCCCATTCCACTACCATACCCCAAAGTAGGAACCCCCAATTCAAGTGTTAAGGTCGGTGTTGTTTCAGTAAGTGGTGGACAAAGTAAATGGTTTGATGTTCCCGGAGATCCAATAAATAATTACCTCGCAAGAATGGACTTTATTCCAAACTCCAATGAAGTAATGATTCAGCAACTCAATAGAAAGCAAAATCAAAATACTGTCTGGATTGGTGATGCCAGTTCCATGAAACTGAAAGAGCTATTCATTGATCGTGACGAGGCTTTTCTTGATATCCATGACAATATCATGTGGTTAGAAAATGAAAAATATTTCACTTGGACCAGTGAAAAAGACGGTTGGTTAAATCTATATCGTGTTTCTAGAGATGGTAAGGAATTTACAACCATTACAAAAGGCAGTATTGATGTTGTTCAAATTAACTGTATTGACCCCCAAAGTGGCTATGTATATTATATCGCTTCTCCAGAAAACTATACGCAACGCTATTTGTATAGAAGTAAATTAGATGGAAGTACCATGCCCGAAAAGGTAAGTCCTAATAATCAGCCGGGGCAACATGCTTATCAGATTTCGGCTGATGCAAAATATGCCATTCATACTTTTCAAAATACAACAACACCGCCTATAATTTCATTGATCAACTTGCAATCTCACAGGCCAATTAGGGTTTTGGCAGATAACAAAAAGCTTGCAGATAAAGTGGGTGCATTGAAACTGAATAGCAAAGAATTTATCAAGCTAGATATTGGAGAAGTTGTGCTAGATGCTTGGATGATAAAACCTGCGAATTTTGATAAGAATAAAAAGTACCCCCTCATTTTTTACATTTATGGTGAGCCTGCGGGAGCTACCGTGCAAGATTCGTGGCAAGGTGGAGATTTGTGGCATCAGTACCTTTCTCAGCAAGGTTTCATTGTTGTGAGTATTGACAATAGAGGAACCAAAACACCAAGAGGTAGAGATTTTAGAAAGTCTATTTATGGACAAATCGGCATTTTGGCGGCTAATGACCAAGCTGCTGCCGCAAAAGTTCTTTTTAGTACTTATGACTTTATTGATACCGAGCGAATTGGTATGTGGGGCTGGAGCGGTGGAGGTCAGATGACAATGAATTGCCTTTTCCGTTATCCAGAAATTTACAAAGCAGGGCTCGCAGTTTCTTTTGTATCCGATCAGAGGCTTTATGATAATATTTATCAGGAACGTTATATGGGGCTTTTGGAAGAAAATGAAGCCAATTACATTGAAGGTTCGCCAATTACGCACGCTCACAAATTGGAAGGCGATTTAATGATTATTCATGGTACGGCAGATGATAATGTTCATTATCAAAGTTTCGAAAGGCTTGCTAACGAGCTTATCAAGCACAATAAAATGTTTGATATGTTATCTTATCCCATGAGGTCGCATAGTATTCACGAAAGGGAAAATACTTCTTACCACTTACGACAAAGTATGATGAGGTATTGGGACCGGGTACTGAAGTAATATAATCACTAAGTCCGCAAGAATAATTGATCATTCTTGCTTTTTACAATGTGGTTTAACTAAAACCGAATATTCCTCTAAAACTACTCTAAGCATGAGATTTATACTTTTGATCATTCTTTTAAATACCATTACTGATCTCAACGCTCAAGTCGGGAAAGGACATAAGATGGCAGAAGAGATAGACAATAAAACCTTCGATCCTGCAAGTGTACTTTGGTATGATAAACCCGCCGCTGTTTGGGAGGATGCATTGCCCATTGGGAATGGTCGCTTGGGTGCTATGGTGTTTGGTGGAGTAAAAGAAGAGAGAATCCAACTCAATGAAGAAACCTACTGGAGTGGTGGTCCATACAGTACAGTGGTAAAAGGTGGGCACGAAGCACTCCCAGAGGTTCAGAAGTTGATTTTTGAAGGAAAGCCTATTGAAGCTCATAAATTGTTTGGTCGTAAACTCATGGGCTATCCTGTGGAGCAGCAGAAATATCAGTCTTTGGCAAACTTGCATTTATTCTATAAAAACGAGGCGGAGGATGCTCAACAATACAAGAGGTGGCTAGACCTAGGAAACGGTATTTCTGGAGTAACCTATGAGATTGAAGGTGTGAAGTACATTAGAGAAGTTTTTGCTTCTGCAGTTGACCAAAACATCGTTATAAGACTAACTGCTAGTGAGAAGGGAAAAATTAATTTTGAAACAGAATTGAGAGGAGTGCGAAACAGTGCACATTCCAATTACGCAACCGACTATTTCAGAATGGATGCCGAAGGAAATGATGAATTGATATTGAGAGGGAAGTCTGCGGACTATCTTGGTATAGACGGGAAGTTACGATTTGAAGCGAGGTTAAAAGTAAAGTCTGAAGGCGGGAATACGACAATAAAAGGCACAAGAGTTAAAGTTGAAAATGCAAATTCAGTTACGCTTTATTTTGTAGCTGCAACCAATTTTGTGAATTATAAAGATGTAAGTGGTGATGAGAAACTTAAAGTGAAAAATGGGCTAGATGTTATAAGTCGCAAGAGCTATGAAAATATCAAAAAAGATGCTGTAAACGACTATAAGCAGTTTTTTGAAAGGGTAAGGTTAGACTTGCCGGTTACAAAAAACTCATATTTGCCAACTGACGAAAGGTTAAAAGAGTTAAAGACTTCCTCAGATCCTCAATTGGCCTCGTTGATCTATCAATTTGGTAGGTATTTGCTCATCTCTTCTAGTAGAGTGGGTACGCAGCCTACAAACCTTCAAGGTATTTGGAATGAAGACATGAACCCTAGCTGGGATTCTAAATACACGACCAATATTAATACAGAAATGAATTATTGGGGAGTGGAATCTGCAAACCTATCTGAGCTATCGGAGCCACTTTTTACTATGATTAAGGAGCTCACTGTTCAAGGAAGTCAGGTTGCTAAGGAGCATTATGGTGCATCGGGTTGGGTATTTCATCAAAACACAGATTTATGGAGAGTAGCGGCACCAATGGATGGTCCTACTTGGGGGACATTTACAGTAGGTGGGGCATGGTTGGTAACTCACATGTGGGAGCATTATCTATATTCCAAAGATGAGGCTTTTTTGAAAGAAATGTATCCTGTGCTCAAGGGTTCGGTTGATTTCTTTATGGACTTTTTGGTTCAACATCCCAACGGAAAATGGTTAGTAACTAATCCATCTAACTCGCCCGAGAATCCTCCTAAGGGTCCAGGATATGAGTATTTCTATGATGAAGTTACGGGAATGTATTATTTCACAACCATAGCAGCTGGTGCAACAATGGATATGCAAATTTTGAAGGATTTGTTTAGCTATTACATCAGTGCTGCTGATTTGCTAAAAAAGGATAAAGATTTTGCGGAAAGGGTAAAAATTGCAAGAAATAAGCTTGTTCCATCGCAAATTGGAAAAGATGGAAGCCTTCAAGAATGGGCAGATGATTTGGAGCAATTGGAAGATAAACACAGGCACTTTTCGCATATGTATGGTTTGTATCCTGGCAATGTTTTGTCCGCCAAGCATACCCCCGAATTGGTTGATGGCATCAAGTCGGTTTTGGAACAAAGAGGAGATGGCGGAACTGGTTTTTCAAGAGCTTGGAAAACGGCCTTGTGGGCAAGATTATCAGACGGTGAGCGAGCACATAAGATTTATAAAGGTTACCTAGAGGAGCAGTGTTATATGTCACTTTTTGCCAAATGCTTCACGCCATTACAAGTTGACGGTTCCTTGGGAATGACTGCTGCGATTACAGAAATGCTGGTTCAATCGCACGAAGAGGTAATTGATTTATTACCCGCACTTCCGGCCGAGTGGGAGGAGGGTTCATTTAAAGGCGTAAGAGTAAGAGGAGGTTTTAAGCTCGACTATACTTGGGATGCAGGAAAGGTTAAAAAAGTTACAGTGAACTCTAAGGCTGGTTCTGTGTGTAGAATAAAAACTGGAACAGGGTTAACCCCGACAATTAACGGTAAAAAGGTTTCATTCCTAAACACCGAAGATGGAGTTATTCAGTTCAATACGATAAAAGGTGGAGTTTATGTTTTTCAATAAGGTGACCTCTATCTTTTACGAAAGTAAGATTTCTCAAAACGTACTTTTATGTCGATTAGGCTTACGTAATGAAATTAATGCAAACAATTGATCGCTCGAATACTCCGAACATTAAACCATGAAAAACTACTTTATAATCACCTTTTTCCTTGCATTTTTCTGTGCGAAAGCCCAACAGGCTCCTAATATCGTATTCTTTATTGGAGATGATATAGGTTGGAACGATTTCGGTTGCTATGGAAATGAAGCGGTATCAACTCCAAATATCGATAATATGGCAAAAAAAGGAATTCGGTTTCAAAATGTATTCCTCACCGCAAGCTCATGTAGCCCAAGTCGTATTAGTATTTTGAATGGAAGGTACCCGCATAATACTGGAGCAGCAGAATTGCATATGCCTATTTCTAGTGAATTGCCAAATCTCGCAGGTGAGCTCAAAAAAGCAGGGTATTACACGGTATCGGCGGGGAAATGGCATCAAGGGCCGGCTATGGCAGACAGTTTTGATAAGGTTTATTCACGCCAAGGTGGAGAGGATGGAAATGGGGATGGTGGCGAAAATAACTGGGTCCGTTCCATTGCCGAAAGGCCAAAAAAGAAACCTTTCTTTATGTGGTTTGCATCGCATGATGCTCATAGGGTATGGGGTAATAATGATTATTCAGGAACCAATGAATGGGAGGGGGTAAAGGTGCCGCCTTTTATGGTTGATAGTAAGCCTACCAAAGTAGACTTTGCTCAATATCATGACGAAATTACTCGTTTTGATGCTTTTATTGGTAAAGTAGAAAAGCAGTTGGAGAAAGAAGGCTTGCTGGAGAAAACAATTATTATCATCATGGCGGATAATGGACGACCATTTCCTAGGTGTAAAACTCGCTTGTATGACGACGGAATAAAAACGCCATTCATCGTGCGGTGGGATGGGAAAATATCAACAAATAAAGTTTCCAAAAGTATGATTAGCTCCATTGATATAGCACCTACATTGTTAGAGTGTGCCAAAGTAGCAATTCCCGAAAATGTTCAAGGAAAGTCATTTGCTTCAGTATTATCAAAACCAGCATCTACGTTTCGCAATTTCGCCTTTGCGGAGCATAATTGGCATGATTACGAAGCTTACGAACGAATGGTAAGGACCGAAGATTTCCTTTATATTTATAATGGACGTCCGCAGTTTCCACAGTCTACCTCTGGAGATAACCATAGAGACTCTTCCTTCCAAGAATTGGTAAAGGTTTGGAAAAAGGTGATTTGACAAGCCTTCAGTTAGATAATTTCAAAGCACCTAGGAATTTTGAGGAGCTTTATGATTTAAAAAATGATCCTTCGCAGTTGTATGATGTGTCTCGCAAACCTGAGTTTCAGGATCAATTAGCTGAATTGCGAGCTGTTCTAAAGCAATGGCAATCTGACACAGGAGACAATGAGCCACAGAAGCTTACACCGAGTAATCATGACTGGCTCATGGGCTATATGAACAATCAAAACTTACAAAGAGGTGAAATGCCAGGGGCTAAGACCAATGCACATTTGAACAATAATTCTGGGGCTTTTTAGGAAAATAATCTAAATCAAATTCTAAAGTATAAAGGGACAGAACGTGATAATTCTTACAAATTTTAAAGCTTTTTGCTTTAAAGGGTGTTATCGAGTTTTAATTGTCCAGCCAATTACCCGTTTCAGTTCTCAACTATTAGGAAAATAGCCCAGCTAACTATTGGTGAAAGAGAGAGTTAGGTCGCTTGTATTGATTTTTGATAAAACCGCCTTCTAACTCTTATTTCATTTCATTATTTGCGAGGTTCATTAGTCTATCAAATTCGTTAGTAATAGTTGAAGCGGAAACACCTTCCTTAAACTCATTAACAAGCTGATGTCGTGGGTCATTGGGCTGCAAACGCCACATTAGTGTACCATCTTCAAAAATATGGTTATAACCTTGAGTGTGTAGCTTGAAAAATTCATTGTACCCTCTTACAGCAACATATACAGCTATTAAATCAGCACTATGGTGCCAGTCTCTGTTCCAGCCTTCCAGAAAAATGTTATACGACCTAGCCACTAGGTCAGTTTTAGACTTGTGATTAAACGAGGGACTTCCAGTTTTAATAAGGTCAGCAAACTCACCACCACCTGTAAACGTAATAAGCGTGGGCCACATTTTGCTCACTTTCACAATGGCATCAGGATCGGGCTTAAAATTACCCCACCTGCCAATGTCCTGAGAATAAGGATATCTACCACCCATACACACCAAGTGTTTTACCTTTTGTCTTACCAGTTCCACGCCATTTAGTGGACTTATATTGTCAGGTGGGCTGTTAAGAAGATTTGATAAATTCGACAAATACCCTACGGTAACGATCACAACACTTGTGTCCGATTGGCTACACAAAATTTGGCGATAAAGTGTTACAGCATCTGGTGCATTTTCCCCTAAGCCAATGTCTTGTGGGAACTCCTCCGATATAATTTTTGCGTACTTAGAGTTTCTATAAACCCCATGCGTTTTAACAGCACCAATAGGAATATTTGGTTTATTGAAATAGGTATTAATAGCATCGACAGTAGGCACGGCCCAAGGGTTTAAGCTACAAACCATGGTGGCTAGAATTTCAGCTTCGCCATTCGCAGCAAGTCCATGCAATAATGCGAGTGCTCCTACATCGTCCACATCTGATTCCATATCGGTATCAAATATAATTTTTACTTTTTGTGCGGAACTGGAATAAATGCCTAATAATAAGGCGATAAAAACAGAAAAGTATATATTTTTTATTGTCATGGTTTCCTATTTCACGGCCTAAATGAAACGATAAATTGTCTTGTTTCAACGTTTCGTTATACTTGATTTGGAGTTTAAATCTTCAAAGTAAAATACAAGTAGTTTTCGCTTATCAAAGACAAGATTTAACTCTCATACATTTACATACAAATGTTGCGAAAATGTCAGTTTAAGCGAAGAAGGTTATTTTAAGTTTGAGCAAAGATTATTATTTTCATTTCGAGCGAAGGCGAGAATAGTCTCTTGCTATCAAAATCTTACAAATTATAAAGTAGTGGAAGTTGGAGGAAATTGTTAATTACATCTACCTCTATTTTACAATTGAATAATCATTCTTTTTTCTCGCTACTCGATTGATAACAAAGATTTTAATGACTTTATATTATAACGCTTTGTTCATTTACACTTTTAAAGTCTTGTATTTTTTCGTTTCAACCCTTTTACGATCTCAAACCAAATCACAGATACAAAACCGATTGAAATACTTATTGCTATCTGAAGTAAATTCAATGTTTCGAACTCGAAAAAAGAGGTTAGCGGTGGAACAAAAAGTATGAGTCCGACCAATGCCATGGTGATAAGTATGATAAATAATACGAGGTTATTTTTATATTTCAGAGTTGTGAAAATGGAGTAATAAAAGGAGCGATTGATAAGCGTGAGAAAAATATTTGCAGCTATCAAAACCGTAAAAGTCATGGTTCTTGTGAGTGCTTCATTATAGCCATTGCTCACTGAATATTGGTAAACCAGTAAGGTTCCTGCTGTAATGGCCAGACCTTGTATTACACTGATAGAGAGTTCTTCCCAGTTGAAAAAGGTTGAACTCAGTGCTTTGGGTTTTTGAATCATGGTGTTCTTTTCCATGGGTTCATTTTCGTAAATAATAGAGCAAGTAGGGCCCATGATTATCTCCAAGAAAATGATATGAATTGGCGAGAAAATATTGGGGTATATCCAACCTAAAGCCAATGGAATAAATACTGTGAGAATAATGGGAATATGAATGGAAATAATGTACTGGATGGCCTTTTTGAGGTTTGTGTAGATTTTTCGGCCCATGGCAACTGCGTTCACCATTTTGGATAAATCATCTTCCAATAAGATCAAAGAGGCGGCTTGTTTTGCTATTTCGGTTCCTTTCTTGCCCATTGCAATACCTATGTGAGCAGCTTTGAGTGCGGGACCATCATTTACACCATCGCCCGTCATGGCAACAATTTGATTATTGGCTTTTAGGGCATTGATGATTTTTAGCTTAGCCTCAGGAAACATTCGTGTAAAAATGACCGTTTCCATCACTTTGGTGTGTAACTCTACTTCTTGGAGTTGCATGAGTTCATCACCCGAAATGGTCTTTTCGTGGCCTCTAAAACCTATTTGCTTGGCAATAGCACCGGTGGTTGCGGCATTGTCTCCTGTGATAATCTTGACTTCAATTCCGGCGGAATAAAAGTCTTCTAGCACTTTTCCAATGTTCTTTTTGGGAGGGTCGTAGAAGGCCACGATTCCTTTAAACACAAATGGTAGGTCTTGTTGA
This portion of the Spirosomataceae bacterium TFI 002 genome encodes:
- a CDS encoding Inosine-uridine preferring nucleoside hydrolase; its protein translation is MTIKNIYFSVFIALLLGIYSSSAQKVKIIFDTDMESDVDDVGALALLHGLAANGEAEILATMVCSLNPWAVPTVDAINTYFNKPNIPIGAVKTHGVYRNSKYAKIISEEFPQDIGLGENAPDAVTLYRQILCSQSDTSVVIVTVGYLSNLSNLLNSPPDNISPLNGVELVRQKVKHLVCMGGRYPYSQDIGRWGNFKPDPDAIVKVSKMWPTLITFTGGGEFADLIKTGSPSFNHKSKTDLVARSYNIFLEGWNRDWHHSADLIAVYVAVRGYNEFFKLHTQGYNHIFEDGTLMWRLQPNDPRHQLVNEFKEGVSASTITNEFDRLMNLANNEMK